A window of Zavarzinella sp. contains these coding sequences:
- a CDS encoding sulfatase: MKQFWILSALLAVVPQLPGAEPQKYNVLFIMADDLRPELGCFGAPVKSPNIDALANRGTAFSRAYCQQAVCNPSRVSILSSRRLDTLQIYDLPTNLRKKHPNIVTLPQYFKEQGYYTERVGKIFHVGHGNTDDPTSWSANRNWKQAPRFGPDGQKLLNKLVQDAMAKNPGVKRSDLKVRGLPYEAPDVADDQLADGSIATNAIKIMNEVQDKPFFLAVGFLNPHLPFVAPKKYWDLYDPASIELAKNPQAPEGAPKYAPHTSGELRAYHNIPAKGPLSDEQARHMIHGYRAAVSYMDAQVGRLLAELDRLKLRDKTIVVLLGDHGWFLGEHGMWCKHANYEEATRTPLIISIPGQKSAKSNALVEFVDIYPSLVEACGLPKRDDLEGTSFLPLVKNPTQPWKQAAFHLYPRQIPGQGAGMGRAIRTDQFRLVEWTARGKDFVEYELYDLKNDPGENKNLAKDPQFEKQLLELRKLLHAGPTKWGVSKIQ; this comes from the coding sequence ATGAAACAATTCTGGATACTATCTGCCTTGCTGGCTGTGGTACCGCAGTTACCTGGTGCGGAGCCGCAGAAATATAACGTGCTGTTTATCATGGCAGACGATCTGCGACCGGAACTGGGCTGTTTTGGTGCACCAGTGAAGTCGCCCAACATCGATGCACTGGCCAATCGTGGGACGGCATTTTCACGGGCTTACTGCCAGCAGGCGGTCTGCAATCCGTCGCGTGTATCAATATTGTCCAGCCGCAGGCTCGATACACTGCAGATCTACGACCTGCCCACCAATCTTCGCAAAAAGCACCCCAACATTGTGACGTTGCCACAATATTTCAAAGAACAGGGATATTACACCGAACGGGTGGGCAAAATCTTTCACGTGGGCCACGGCAATACAGACGATCCCACCTCCTGGTCGGCCAATCGCAACTGGAAGCAGGCCCCACGGTTCGGACCGGATGGGCAAAAACTTCTCAATAAGCTGGTGCAGGATGCCATGGCGAAGAACCCGGGTGTCAAACGCAGCGATCTGAAGGTTCGTGGGCTGCCTTACGAGGCACCCGATGTGGCCGACGACCAGCTTGCAGATGGCAGCATCGCCACGAATGCCATCAAAATCATGAATGAGGTGCAGGACAAGCCATTTTTTCTGGCAGTGGGCTTTCTGAATCCGCACTTACCGTTCGTTGCACCGAAAAAGTACTGGGATCTGTATGATCCTGCAAGCATTGAACTGGCAAAAAATCCGCAGGCACCTGAAGGTGCACCCAAATACGCTCCTCACACTTCTGGTGAGTTGCGTGCGTACCACAATATTCCCGCGAAAGGCCCACTTTCGGACGAGCAGGCACGGCACATGATCCACGGCTATCGTGCCGCAGTCAGTTACATGGATGCCCAGGTGGGGCGATTGCTGGCCGAACTGGATCGGTTAAAGTTACGCGACAAAACCATCGTGGTGCTGCTGGGAGACCATGGTTGGTTTCTGGGCGAACACGGCATGTGGTGCAAGCATGCCAATTATGAAGAGGCGACACGCACCCCACTGATTATTTCGATACCCGGTCAGAAATCAGCGAAAAGTAATGCTCTGGTGGAGTTTGTCGACATTTACCCCAGCCTGGTGGAGGCTTGCGGCTTGCCCAAGCGAGATGATCTGGAAGGAACCAGTTTCCTGCCGCTGGTGAAAAATCCCACGCAGCCATGGAAGCAAGCGGCCTTTCACTTGTACCCACGCCAGATTCCGGGGCAGGGTGCGGGTATGGGGCGTGCAATCCGCACAGATCAGTTTCGGCTGGTAGAATGGACCGCACGTGGAAAGGATTTTGTAGAGTACGAACTGTACGATCTCAAAAACGATCCTGGTGAAAACAAAAACCTGGCAAAAGACCCACAATTCGAAAAACAGTTGCTGGAACTTCGCAAATTGCTGCACGCAGGCCCCACCAAGTGGGGCGTGAGTAAGATTCAATAA
- a CDS encoding 3'-5' exonuclease produces MRYIIVDLEATCWENVRDFDRMEIIEIGAVELLAADEPPAREFNRFVCPVVERELSEFCRQLTSIEQNDVDAADGFWAVFTEFLEWIGEEPFYLCSWGGYDLSQFRIDCRRHGLTFPPSFERHINLKKEFARLMSVKVCGMERALAHAGLPLEGTHHRGIDDARNIAKLAALVLPSLESSGDISV; encoded by the coding sequence ATGCGTTACATCATTGTGGACCTGGAAGCCACTTGTTGGGAGAATGTTCGGGATTTTGACCGCATGGAAATAATCGAAATCGGTGCTGTGGAACTGCTGGCAGCCGACGAGCCACCAGCCCGGGAATTCAATCGGTTTGTCTGTCCTGTAGTCGAGCGAGAATTGAGTGAGTTCTGCCGCCAACTGACAAGCATCGAACAGAACGATGTAGATGCCGCTGATGGTTTCTGGGCTGTCTTCACCGAATTCTTAGAGTGGATCGGCGAAGAACCATTCTACTTGTGCTCCTGGGGTGGGTATGATCTCAGTCAATTCCGCATTGATTGCCGTCGACATGGATTGACGTTTCCGCCGTCATTCGAACGACACATCAATCTCAAGAAAGAATTTGCTCGGCTGATGAGCGTCAAAGTGTGCGGGATGGAACGGGCGTTGGCTCATGCCGGGTTGCCATTAGAAGGTACCCACCACCGTGGCATCGATGATGCTCGAAATATTGCAAAGTTGGCGGCTCTGGTACTGCCTTCGCTTGAGTCATCAGGCGACATATCCGTCTAG
- a CDS encoding tetratricopeptide repeat protein yields the protein MKKTLMSFFVGAIFLLSATPQPVRAIDPVTTYCLIFLGEHILGEGLNELYDRVTGKPDIREIDRRLKMLEENGALRSEMQAEIRKLRTSINDKVSKAEFLEKINELKDSLGDIYRRIIALEKRVELQEVQIEDLTNKTLNSTKASYFLARGDKFAAKKDTHRALANYALAIEKDEKLVEAYVQRAKVFQAMKADEVAMYDYSKALAIDPDLYEARYERGIYYAKTSKFKNAIEDLNVVLKTDPVSSRPLFYRGLSYLAINQNDMAIADFQARLKVVPNDAPSYNNIGVAIQNKENHPLALQYFTKALDNEKKGIYFANRSKSYYHTGEYQKSAADCEKAISMNAVSVAALEAGGQSYFWLKQYDKAIPLLTKAIEGGARKRELYEKRGECYYIKEQARDCINDMTTAINMGSDAWWVYRDRGVSYFDLKDNTAAIRDLTTVINKKPENKALASAYWIRGIANSRNGNRPAYREDLRKALELNADYQKDLKFGDVLVVNNTKQTIVIDVDFWVYSNGEKETFTLPYEYTIAPGKSTYLLYKDNYITATKFQAYVKTDNGKKLYYWNYKKGVDLEVEVNTGDLP from the coding sequence ATGAAAAAAACACTGATGAGTTTCTTCGTAGGGGCGATTTTCTTACTAAGTGCCACACCACAACCGGTGCGGGCAATCGATCCAGTGACCACCTACTGCCTGATTTTTCTGGGTGAGCATATCCTGGGTGAAGGACTGAATGAACTGTACGACCGTGTTACTGGTAAACCTGATATTCGTGAGATTGATCGCCGTTTAAAAATGCTGGAAGAGAATGGGGCACTTCGCAGCGAAATGCAGGCAGAAATCCGCAAGTTACGCACCAGCATTAATGATAAGGTGTCGAAAGCAGAATTCTTAGAAAAAATTAATGAACTCAAAGATTCTTTAGGTGATATTTACCGCCGAATTATTGCTTTGGAAAAGCGGGTGGAATTGCAGGAAGTGCAAATTGAGGACCTGACCAACAAAACGCTGAATTCCACCAAGGCGAGTTATTTTCTGGCACGTGGGGATAAGTTTGCAGCGAAAAAAGATACCCACCGTGCTTTGGCAAACTACGCACTGGCGATTGAAAAGGATGAAAAGCTGGTCGAGGCCTATGTGCAGCGTGCGAAGGTTTTTCAGGCGATGAAGGCCGACGAAGTGGCAATGTACGATTATTCGAAGGCACTTGCGATCGACCCGGACTTGTATGAAGCTCGCTACGAGCGGGGCATTTATTACGCCAAAACCAGCAAGTTCAAAAATGCCATTGAAGACCTGAACGTGGTGCTGAAAACAGATCCTGTATCCAGCAGACCACTCTTTTATCGTGGTCTTAGTTATCTGGCGATCAATCAGAACGATATGGCGATTGCCGATTTTCAGGCTCGTTTGAAAGTTGTTCCGAATGATGCACCCAGCTACAACAACATTGGCGTTGCAATTCAGAACAAAGAAAACCACCCACTTGCATTGCAATACTTTACCAAAGCATTAGATAACGAGAAAAAAGGCATTTATTTTGCCAATCGCAGTAAGTCTTATTACCACACTGGGGAGTATCAAAAATCGGCGGCTGACTGCGAAAAAGCAATTTCGATGAACGCTGTTTCTGTTGCCGCACTCGAAGCAGGTGGGCAGTCTTACTTCTGGCTGAAGCAATACGATAAAGCTATCCCACTGTTGACCAAAGCCATTGAAGGTGGGGCACGCAAACGAGAACTATACGAGAAACGTGGCGAATGTTACTACATCAAAGAGCAGGCCCGCGATTGCATCAACGATATGACCACCGCAATTAACATGGGCAGTGATGCCTGGTGGGTCTACCGCGATCGAGGTGTGTCTTACTTTGATCTGAAAGACAATACCGCCGCGATCCGAGATTTAACCACCGTCATCAATAAAAAACCAGAAAACAAAGCACTGGCAAGTGCCTACTGGATTCGTGGAATTGCCAATTCCCGCAATGGAAACCGTCCCGCGTATCGTGAAGATCTGAGAAAAGCACTGGAGCTCAATGCCGACTACCAGAAAGACTTAAAGTTCGGTGATGTACTGGTGGTGAACAATACCAAGCAGACAATAGTAATTGATGTAGACTTCTGGGTGTATTCAAACGGCGAAAAAGAAACATTCACTTTGCCATATGAATATACAATTGCTCCCGGTAAATCGACATACCTTCTTTACAAAGACAACTATATCACCGCGACTAAGTTTCAGGCGTATGTAAAAACGGACAATGGCAAAAAACTTTATTATTGGAACTACAAAAAAGGCGTCGACCTGGAAGTGGAAGTAAACACTGGCGACCTGCCATAG
- the mqnE gene encoding aminofutalosine synthase MqnE — protein MTIASTIRDKVLAAERLTFDEGVWLDENADLHYLGELANVVRERKNGNRTYYNVNEHLNPTNVCVYRCTFCAFRADLKDPKGYVMPDEQIIARGREATDRGCTELHIVGGLHHQLPYEWYLNIIRILHQQFPDLHLKAWTAVEWDWFERMTGRPSLELLKEMKEAGLGSLPGGGAEIFHPEVRSKICEHKADGTEWIRVHREAHSIGLRSNATMLYGHIEEARHRIDHLVRLRELQDETGGFQTFIPLAFHPDNTRLSHIPKPSGLMDLRTMAISRLMLDNFPHIKAYWVMLGIQTAQVAQSYGADDLDGTVVHEKIYHEAGSDSPQEMTVEDLKRLIVEAGRVPVERDTLYHEVIRSEKETNWKKGLPLMVLNN, from the coding sequence ATGACTATTGCTTCCACAATTCGCGACAAAGTACTTGCGGCAGAACGACTTACGTTCGATGAAGGGGTCTGGCTGGATGAAAACGCCGACCTGCACTATCTGGGCGAACTGGCAAACGTGGTGCGAGAGCGAAAAAATGGCAATCGCACCTATTACAATGTCAACGAGCACCTGAATCCCACCAATGTGTGCGTCTACCGCTGCACCTTCTGTGCGTTCCGGGCCGATTTGAAAGACCCCAAAGGCTATGTAATGCCCGACGAGCAGATTATTGCCCGTGGGCGGGAAGCTACGGATCGTGGCTGCACCGAACTGCATATTGTTGGGGGGCTGCACCACCAATTGCCCTACGAATGGTACCTGAACATCATCCGAATTCTGCACCAGCAGTTTCCAGACCTGCACCTGAAGGCCTGGACCGCTGTGGAGTGGGACTGGTTTGAACGAATGACGGGCCGGCCTTCACTGGAATTATTAAAAGAAATGAAAGAAGCCGGCCTGGGCAGCCTGCCGGGTGGGGGTGCAGAAATCTTTCACCCGGAAGTTCGCTCGAAAATCTGTGAACACAAGGCGGATGGTACCGAGTGGATTCGGGTCCACCGCGAGGCACACTCGATTGGCCTAAGATCCAACGCCACAATGCTTTACGGCCATATTGAAGAGGCACGCCATCGGATTGACCACCTGGTTCGACTGCGGGAACTGCAGGATGAAACCGGCGGCTTCCAGACATTTATTCCGTTGGCTTTTCACCCGGATAATACCCGCCTGAGCCATATTCCTAAACCCTCTGGGCTGATGGACTTACGCACCATGGCAATCAGTCGCCTGATGCTGGACAACTTCCCCCACATTAAGGCATATTGGGTGATGCTGGGTATCCAGACTGCCCAGGTTGCCCAAAGTTACGGCGCAGACGACCTCGATGGCACCGTGGTGCACGAAAAAATCTACCACGAAGCGGGCAGCGACTCCCCACAGGAGATGACGGTGGAAGACCTGAAACGCTTAATCGTGGAAGCAGGCCGCGTGCCAGTAGAACGTGATACGCTGTACCACGAAGTGATTCGCAGTGAAAAAGAAACGAATTGGAAGAAGGGCCTGCCACTGATGGTACTGAATAACTAA
- a CDS encoding serine/threonine-protein kinase — protein sequence MPVQSVADFCDALYEIGLLQQSDVENALAQAPQPPADPQEFAKQLIRLKLITIYQAKKLLAGRGADLVIGGYLISDKLGEGGMGKVFKATQRNMGRVVALKVLRTTLLNNDTALRRFRREVKAAAQLAHPNIVRVFDADEVDDRLYLAMEYIDGTDLSVMVKNHGPLPITTACSYIRQAALGLAHAHEIGLIHRDVKPSNFLVASGEQRRYGPRSVVKLLDLGLARVQHNEDNPDDVSTELTRMGTVVGTPDYMSPEQAKNSSTVDSRSDLYSLGCTFYYLLTGEVVFPRGNAMEKLLQHQMDAPRNIQLLRMDTPSEVATILHCLLEKRPDDRFATATALANALEKWADVRGSVNDSAPSPAYEPLPSDYVEETTTAAMQSATPTRGSPFEFNDDSPTEVNTKTTRKSPPPVPSAKRNGPPPLPSAKPRWRWVKRIGIGLGVLLGLLIILGILNDHVFKKSDPPVVENPPTQNSPTSSGSGSPTPVPVDPTVDRYFRYLLPDTQFLVVLDWGELFRQRISQESIVQPLTEKLKILKVFGIEDLSEMDKVVISSAEELEETSMVHIQMTSNFSSTMLENLAKLPTIVKEDIPDSEFSLYFSVPKEDEPITYLAINGRNLFISKNRERLMRAVNQTAERIVRLDNPEFRRISLNRLWGLKNNPAILISISGKANLGELQLSKFDLSHCTIAFQFSNRNMAVQAAAPLNQMPQLEDTRKKLISVFEETAKKLPREKKQFAEQMAVLLGALSPDRKKLAIPALRGSLTEAETKQFWEAFLALD from the coding sequence ATGCCGGTTCAGTCGGTGGCTGATTTCTGTGATGCACTGTACGAAATCGGTTTGCTGCAGCAGTCCGACGTCGAAAATGCCCTTGCGCAGGCCCCGCAGCCACCTGCAGATCCGCAGGAATTCGCCAAGCAGCTCATCCGCCTCAAACTCATCACAATCTATCAGGCGAAAAAACTGCTGGCCGGACGTGGGGCGGATCTGGTGATCGGTGGCTATCTCATCTCCGACAAACTGGGCGAAGGCGGGATGGGGAAGGTGTTTAAGGCCACCCAACGGAACATGGGCCGCGTGGTGGCGCTGAAAGTACTACGCACCACCCTGCTGAACAACGACACGGCTTTACGTCGCTTCAGGCGGGAAGTGAAGGCGGCAGCACAGCTTGCCCACCCGAACATTGTGCGGGTATTTGACGCCGACGAGGTGGATGATAGGTTGTATCTGGCGATGGAATACATCGATGGCACCGATCTGTCTGTGATGGTGAAAAACCATGGTCCGCTGCCGATTACCACGGCGTGTTCCTACATTCGTCAGGCGGCACTGGGGCTGGCCCACGCCCACGAGATTGGGTTGATTCACCGCGATGTCAAGCCATCAAACTTTCTGGTGGCCAGTGGGGAACAACGCCGTTACGGCCCACGCAGCGTGGTGAAACTGCTCGACCTGGGGCTGGCACGGGTGCAGCACAATGAAGATAATCCGGACGATGTCAGCACCGAATTGACCCGCATGGGAACGGTGGTGGGGACACCAGATTACATGTCGCCGGAGCAGGCAAAAAATTCCAGCACCGTCGATTCGCGTTCCGACTTATACAGCCTGGGTTGTACTTTTTATTACCTGCTGACTGGCGAAGTGGTTTTTCCACGTGGGAATGCGATGGAAAAACTGCTGCAGCACCAGATGGATGCCCCACGAAATATTCAGTTGCTGCGGATGGATACCCCATCGGAAGTAGCAACAATTCTCCATTGTCTGTTGGAAAAGCGGCCAGACGATCGTTTTGCGACAGCGACCGCACTGGCGAATGCGTTAGAAAAGTGGGCGGATGTGCGTGGCAGCGTGAACGATTCGGCACCTTCACCAGCCTACGAGCCACTGCCCAGCGATTACGTGGAAGAAACCACCACGGCTGCGATGCAGTCTGCCACGCCGACACGTGGATCGCCGTTTGAGTTTAACGATGACAGCCCCACCGAAGTCAACACGAAAACGACCAGGAAAAGCCCACCACCGGTGCCTTCGGCGAAACGAAACGGTCCCCCACCGTTGCCGAGTGCCAAACCACGCTGGCGGTGGGTGAAAAGAATTGGCATTGGCCTGGGGGTGCTGCTCGGTCTGTTGATCATTCTGGGCATTCTGAATGACCATGTGTTCAAGAAATCAGACCCACCGGTGGTAGAAAACCCACCCACGCAGAATTCTCCCACCAGTTCGGGAAGTGGCAGCCCCACGCCCGTCCCGGTAGACCCCACAGTCGATCGTTATTTTCGCTATTTATTGCCCGACACCCAGTTTCTGGTGGTTCTCGATTGGGGAGAATTGTTCCGCCAGCGAATATCGCAGGAATCGATTGTTCAGCCACTGACAGAGAAATTAAAGATCCTAAAGGTGTTTGGCATTGAAGATCTATCTGAAATGGACAAAGTGGTCATCTCGAGTGCAGAAGAACTGGAAGAGACCAGCATGGTCCACATCCAGATGACCTCCAATTTCAGCAGCACGATGCTGGAAAATCTCGCAAAACTGCCCACCATTGTGAAGGAAGATATTCCGGACAGCGAGTTTTCACTTTATTTCAGTGTTCCCAAAGAAGATGAGCCGATTACCTACCTGGCAATCAATGGACGAAATCTCTTCATCAGCAAAAACCGTGAACGCCTGATGCGGGCTGTGAATCAAACAGCGGAACGAATTGTCCGACTGGATAACCCTGAATTTCGCCGGATCAGCCTGAACCGCCTGTGGGGGCTGAAAAATAACCCTGCCATCCTGATTTCGATCAGTGGCAAAGCCAATCTGGGAGAGTTACAACTCAGTAAGTTCGATCTGTCGCACTGCACAATCGCCTTTCAATTTTCAAACCGGAATATGGCAGTGCAGGCCGCCGCACCGTTGAATCAAATGCCACAACTTGAAGACACGAGAAAAAAACTAATCTCTGTATTTGAAGAAACGGCAAAAAAACTCCCACGCGAAAAAAAACAGTTTGCCGAGCAAATGGCAGTCCTGCTGGGTGCGTTGTCGCCAGATAGAAAAAAATTAGCCATCCCCGCGTTACGTGGGAGTTTGACTGAAGCCGAAACGAAACAATTCTGGGAAGCGTTTCTCGCACTTGATTAA
- a CDS encoding PQQ-binding-like beta-propeller repeat protein has product MRALLLVLLGTTFSSHVRADDWPHWMGPKRDNVWRETGILESFPKGGPKILWRAEVAGGYAGPAVASGKVFVTDYVTKDNVKVDNFARKEYSGIERVLCIDEKTGKQLWQHSYPVKYAISYPAGPRCTPTVDGDKVYTLGAEGNLFCFQVADGKVLWEKDLKKEYNTKSALWGYAAHPLIDGKKLITLAGGAGSHVVAFDKETGKELWKAETSPEQGYSPPTIIEAAGVRQLLLLRPDAVTAVDPETGKRLWTTPYSASNGSIIMSPIVYKDYLYVAGYSNKNLMLKLTQNKPGVEVLWQDKPRIGISPVNVQPFEENGIIYGFDQNGRAYAIEIPSGKRLWETTEIVGGDRAAGSETAFIVKQAGTDRFWFFTERGDLVIGKLSKEGYTEISRANVIKQTNVAFGRDVIWCMPAYANKHAYIRNDNELICIDLSK; this is encoded by the coding sequence ATGCGAGCACTATTACTGGTATTACTTGGTACTACCTTTTCTTCCCACGTGCGTGCGGATGACTGGCCCCACTGGATGGGACCAAAACGGGATAACGTCTGGCGGGAAACCGGCATTCTGGAAAGTTTTCCGAAAGGTGGCCCCAAAATTCTGTGGCGTGCCGAGGTTGCCGGTGGTTACGCTGGCCCCGCAGTGGCCAGTGGCAAGGTTTTCGTGACCGATTATGTCACCAAAGACAATGTAAAAGTAGATAATTTCGCCCGCAAAGAATATTCCGGCATCGAGCGGGTGCTGTGCATCGACGAAAAAACCGGCAAGCAACTGTGGCAGCACAGTTATCCGGTGAAATATGCGATTTCCTATCCGGCAGGCCCACGCTGCACCCCCACGGTAGATGGGGATAAAGTGTACACCCTCGGTGCGGAAGGAAACCTGTTCTGTTTTCAGGTTGCTGATGGTAAAGTCTTATGGGAAAAGGACTTAAAGAAAGAATACAACACCAAGTCCGCCCTGTGGGGTTATGCCGCCCACCCACTGATTGATGGGAAAAAATTAATCACTTTGGCAGGTGGTGCGGGCAGCCACGTGGTGGCTTTTGACAAGGAAACCGGCAAAGAACTGTGGAAAGCAGAAACCTCGCCGGAACAGGGGTACTCCCCACCCACGATCATTGAGGCGGCTGGCGTGCGTCAATTGCTGTTGCTGCGGCCTGATGCGGTCACCGCAGTCGACCCCGAAACCGGCAAACGACTCTGGACCACCCCATACAGTGCCAGCAACGGTTCGATCATCATGAGCCCCATCGTTTACAAGGATTACCTCTACGTGGCAGGCTACAGCAACAAGAATCTGATGCTGAAACTGACCCAGAATAAGCCGGGTGTCGAAGTGCTCTGGCAGGACAAGCCACGCATCGGCATTTCGCCAGTGAACGTGCAGCCGTTCGAAGAAAACGGCATCATCTACGGATTCGACCAGAACGGCCGAGCATATGCAATAGAAATCCCATCGGGCAAGCGACTGTGGGAAACCACCGAAATCGTCGGGGGTGATCGTGCCGCCGGTTCGGAAACCGCCTTTATTGTAAAACAGGCTGGCACCGATCGTTTCTGGTTCTTCACCGAACGTGGCGACCTGGTAATTGGCAAACTTTCGAAGGAAGGTTACACGGAAATCTCCCGCGCCAATGTAATCAAGCAAACCAACGTTGCGTTCGGCCGCGACGTGATCTGGTGCATGCCCGCCTACGCCAACAAACACGCCTACATCCGCAACGACAATGAACTGATCTGCATCGACCTATCGAAGTAG
- a CDS encoding SIR2 family protein, whose translation MKNRKSLSGDLIGVGEFITRELTNDRSGIFGKWLVEVFDTVNNVDNSVINSLANLDINIATTNYDGVIEKALNLHAITWKDVASATEFLRNRSRAILHLHGHYKTPETVILGASSYSQICNDVHFQEKLRATLLFKTVIFVGCGIDGLSDPNFGSLFDWAQDALEQCSHQHYVLVKESELTIWQQRLRGIPVKAVSYGSTHSELASFLTQLGSNVRKKIVVDPLARLNDVQLSYETMWPLLENKLGIQGSRALLSESMQLAKSLMDAGGKLRAALDFHSRLNKYKKTLLNNDYLEFALFSAESLLNIEPRLTYTIIEEIRSVFKGSILPGKYFSKLADLSIRCLDALCAYSETLIQIDIALEATDGDENERLQAERAEITFLQGDFLNGY comes from the coding sequence TTGAAAAACAGGAAATCTCTAAGTGGAGATCTGATAGGTGTTGGAGAATTCATCACTAGAGAGCTGACCAACGACCGCAGTGGTATTTTTGGCAAATGGCTTGTAGAGGTATTTGATACAGTCAATAATGTAGACAATAGCGTTATAAACTCGTTAGCAAATCTTGATATAAATATTGCTACAACGAATTATGACGGAGTAATAGAAAAAGCACTGAATTTACACGCCATAACATGGAAAGATGTGGCGAGTGCAACTGAATTTCTCAGAAATCGATCGCGAGCAATTCTTCATCTTCACGGCCATTATAAGACGCCTGAAACAGTTATACTTGGCGCTAGCAGTTACAGCCAAATATGCAATGATGTACATTTTCAAGAGAAGCTACGTGCAACCTTGCTATTCAAGACTGTAATTTTTGTGGGGTGCGGAATCGACGGCTTAAGTGATCCAAATTTCGGATCATTATTTGATTGGGCACAAGATGCTCTAGAGCAATGCTCACACCAGCATTATGTACTAGTCAAAGAAAGCGAATTGACAATTTGGCAACAAAGATTGCGTGGAATCCCAGTCAAGGCAGTATCTTATGGAAGCACACATTCTGAACTTGCAAGTTTTTTGACGCAACTTGGTAGCAATGTTCGAAAAAAAATAGTGGTTGACCCACTAGCAAGATTAAATGATGTACAATTAAGCTACGAGACAATGTGGCCACTATTAGAAAATAAACTAGGTATACAAGGGTCAAGAGCTTTGCTAAGCGAATCAATGCAGCTAGCAAAATCGTTGATGGATGCAGGAGGGAAATTGCGTGCAGCTTTGGATTTTCATAGCCGACTAAATAAATATAAAAAAACATTGCTAAATAATGATTACTTGGAGTTTGCGTTATTTTCAGCTGAGTCTTTGCTAAACATTGAGCCAAGGTTGACATATACAATAATTGAAGAAATCAGAAGTGTGTTTAAGGGATCAATACTCCCTGGAAAGTATTTTTCAAAATTGGCCGATCTATCTATACGTTGCTTAGACGCATTGTGTGCATATAGTGAAACTCTTATACAAATTGATATCGCACTTGAAGCCACTGATGGTGATGAAAATGAACGATTACAAGCTGAAAGAGCAGAAATTACTTTCTTACAAGGTGATTTCCTCAATGGATACTAG